In one Candidatus Zixiibacteriota bacterium genomic region, the following are encoded:
- the lpxK gene encoding tetraacyldisaccharide 4'-kinase produces MENIWLTIINHKGNPLSWPFLAVLWVVSLFYRLGLRWREARLSVAVKTRAPLISVGNITVGGAGKTPLVIALGKYFLSSNYRVGIVSSGYGRENREDIIGSGVEIQKMKFEAIGDEVLMMAESLPEAFFAVAVSKSHAAKMLDDKFEPQIIIVDDGFQHRKLYRDCNLLLLDAARDLRRENLFPLGRLREPLKAIKRADWIILTKVNSPNKDEDFCRWANAVLPEKKAVQVRYLNDNLISGTEEIELREVNKRKIYFFAGVGAFDVLEKYLAECFNDILKIRQFPDHCRYDSSDQNRIRKDIALYRPDYVVTTYKDYVKVRGLDFGRRIYYLDLRLRFDTAGMDFFGQLESTIKR; encoded by the coding sequence ATGGAAAACATCTGGCTCACCATAATAAATCATAAGGGAAACCCCTTAAGCTGGCCGTTTCTTGCGGTACTGTGGGTGGTTTCCCTTTTCTATCGGCTGGGACTGCGATGGCGTGAAGCCCGCTTATCCGTCGCAGTAAAAACCAGGGCGCCTCTCATTTCAGTGGGGAATATAACCGTGGGTGGCGCCGGGAAAACGCCTCTGGTCATCGCGCTTGGCAAGTATTTCCTCTCCAGTAACTATCGGGTTGGTATTGTCTCTTCCGGTTACGGCCGCGAAAACAGAGAGGATATAATCGGATCCGGAGTCGAGATTCAGAAGATGAAATTCGAGGCAATCGGCGATGAAGTTCTGATGATGGCAGAAAGTCTTCCCGAGGCATTTTTCGCCGTTGCCGTATCGAAGAGTCATGCCGCGAAAATGCTGGATGATAAATTTGAGCCTCAGATTATTATTGTCGATGATGGTTTCCAGCACCGGAAATTGTATCGCGACTGCAATCTTCTGCTTCTTGATGCCGCGCGTGATCTGCGCAGGGAAAACCTCTTTCCGCTGGGTCGTCTGCGCGAACCGCTGAAAGCCATTAAGCGGGCCGATTGGATTATCCTGACAAAGGTCAATTCTCCCAATAAAGATGAGGATTTCTGTCGCTGGGCCAATGCCGTATTACCGGAGAAAAAGGCAGTGCAAGTAAGATACCTCAACGACAACCTGATTTCCGGTACCGAGGAAATTGAGCTAAGAGAAGTAAACAAGCGGAAGATTTACTTTTTCGCCGGGGTGGGGGCATTTGATGTGCTTGAGAAATACCTGGCCGAGTGTTTCAATGATATTTTGAAGATACGGCAATTCCCGGATCACTGCCGGTATGATTCTTCGGACCAAAATCGAATTAGGAAAGATATTGCACTCTATCGGCCCGATTATGTCGTAACTACTTATAAGGATTATGTAAAGGTGAGAGGCTTGGATTTTGGCCGCCGGATATATTATCTTGACTTGCGGCTGCGATTTGATACCGCCGGTATGGATTTCTTTGGACAGCTTGAGAGCACAATTAAAAGGTGA
- the nadB gene encoding L-aspartate oxidase, whose product MERIYDVVVIGSGIAGLFFAQKVAGLMPQGRVAVITKKSETESSTNYAQGGIASVMSSKDSFDAHVADTLTAGAGLCHRRAVETIVRCGPQAIQKLVSIGVGFTSEKGKFDLGREGGHSTNRVVHAADLTGREIERALLNACRKKKNLDIFRDTIGLDLITYEYRGRRRCGGVYAFTQQKREFSSFYAPVTMLATGGIGQVYYNTTNPTIATGDGIAMAFRAGARVANLEFIQFHPTTLYSPGRRPFLISEAVRGEGAILVNSAGVKFMKKYHPQKELAPRDIVARAIDSELKEHGDEFVLLDISHLQGAFIRRRFPNIYKECLRRGIDITKQPIPVVPSAHYCCGGVMTDIYGRTDIEGLLVCGESAFTGMHGANRLASNSLLEAVVMADFAADAAVEFRTTNQFPDIPPADWWLHSSVIRQKEKVIISYDRLFLRKLMSDFLGIVRSEDRLKMAHERVHMILKSIDSYYLSQPASYAIVELRNMAQIAALIVRSASRRKESRGLHYILDYPKTDDLHWKRDTIIKPPRRKAPGNNIRIRKRKHA is encoded by the coding sequence ATGGAACGAATATATGATGTGGTGGTAATCGGGTCCGGCATAGCCGGGCTGTTTTTCGCCCAAAAAGTGGCGGGTCTGATGCCGCAGGGACGCGTGGCTGTTATCACCAAAAAAAGCGAGACCGAATCGAGCACCAACTATGCTCAGGGGGGAATTGCCTCGGTGATGTCCTCAAAGGACAGCTTTGACGCCCATGTGGCCGATACACTGACGGCCGGGGCCGGGCTCTGTCATCGAAGGGCGGTCGAAACGATCGTTCGCTGCGGGCCCCAGGCGATACAGAAACTGGTTTCGATCGGGGTTGGTTTTACCAGCGAGAAAGGGAAATTCGATCTCGGGCGCGAGGGGGGGCATTCCACCAACCGGGTGGTGCATGCCGCCGATCTCACCGGCCGGGAAATCGAGCGGGCGCTGCTGAATGCCTGCCGCAAAAAGAAAAATCTCGATATTTTCCGCGACACTATCGGCCTTGATTTGATTACCTATGAATATCGGGGGCGGCGTCGCTGCGGTGGAGTCTATGCTTTTACCCAGCAGAAGCGGGAGTTCAGCAGTTTCTATGCCCCGGTAACAATGCTCGCTACCGGCGGCATCGGCCAGGTTTATTACAACACCACCAATCCGACGATTGCCACCGGTGACGGCATTGCGATGGCCTTTCGCGCCGGAGCCAGAGTGGCCAATCTGGAATTCATCCAATTTCACCCGACCACGCTCTACAGTCCCGGGCGCAGACCGTTTCTCATTTCGGAGGCGGTGCGGGGCGAGGGCGCCATCCTGGTCAACTCGGCCGGAGTGAAATTTATGAAGAAATATCATCCCCAAAAAGAGCTGGCTCCGCGGGATATTGTGGCGCGCGCTATCGACAGCGAACTGAAAGAGCATGGCGATGAATTTGTCCTGCTTGATATAAGTCATCTTCAAGGGGCGTTTATCAGACGGCGTTTCCCCAATATCTATAAGGAGTGTCTCCGCCGCGGGATAGATATTACCAAGCAGCCGATACCGGTGGTTCCCTCGGCGCATTATTGCTGCGGCGGTGTGATGACCGATATTTACGGTCGCACCGATATCGAGGGGCTTCTTGTTTGCGGTGAGTCGGCTTTTACCGGGATGCACGGCGCCAATCGACTGGCCTCGAACTCGCTTCTGGAGGCGGTGGTCATGGCCGATTTTGCCGCCGATGCCGCGGTGGAGTTTCGTACCACTAATCAGTTCCCCGATATTCCTCCCGCCGACTGGTGGTTGCACTCCTCGGTGATAAGACAGAAAGAAAAAGTCATTATTTCATACGACCGGCTTTTCCTTCGCAAGTTGATGTCCGATTTTCTCGGGATTGTCCGTTCGGAGGATCGCTTGAAAATGGCCCATGAACGGGTGCATATGATTTTGAAGTCGATAGATTCGTACTATCTTTCTCAGCCGGCATCGTATGCCATCGTGGAACTGCGCAATATGGCCCAGATAGCCGCTTTGATTGTTCGTTCGGCCTCGCGCAGGAAGGAATCGCGCGGGCTGCACTATATTCTTGATTATCCCAAGACCGACGACCTTCACTGGAAACGGGATACGATTATAAAACCGCCCCGGCGGAAAGCACCCGGCAACAACATTCGGATAAGGAAAAGGAAACATGCTTAG
- the yedF gene encoding sulfurtransferase-like selenium metabolism protein YedF: MPIDRDLLLIIKSSSLGEGPPDLGERLMENFLKMLLESGTLPARIICMNSGIFLTTAGSPVIGIIKKYEENGTEILSCTTCLEYFKRTDKLLVGKSTTMKDSVAAMLAFKKVIAP; this comes from the coding sequence ATGCCGATTGACCGCGATTTGCTTCTGATAATTAAGTCATCTTCGCTTGGTGAGGGCCCTCCCGACCTGGGCGAACGGCTGATGGAAAACTTCCTGAAAATGCTTTTGGAATCAGGGACATTGCCGGCCAGGATAATTTGCATGAACAGCGGCATTTTCCTGACCACGGCCGGTTCGCCGGTCATCGGAATCATTAAGAAATATGAGGAGAATGGTACAGAAATATTATCATGCACTACTTGTCTGGAATATTTCAAGCGGACCGATAAGCTGCTCGTCGGCAAGTCAACCACGATGAAAGACAGTGTCGCCGCCATGCTGGCGTTTAAGAAAGTTATTGCACCATAA
- the guaA gene encoding glutamine-hydrolyzing GMP synthase, translating to MLSVDEMILILDFGSQYTQLIARRVREQNIYCEIAPYNADLTAYAGRNIKGYILSGGPASVKEPGSPRLDKAFFSIGKPILGICYGLQLIADTFGGELVRSETREYGPSQMTVTSETPLFKNITRESRVWMSHGDSIRKLPEGFTAVAATATLPIAAAQAPEKGIYGLQFHPEVMHTVFGKEILHNFLYDICGCYGNWTTESFIDSTVRELREKLNNKKVVLAISGGVDSTVCSLLLKKAIGGNLYAIFVDNGVLRNNEFADVTKMLSSLGLNLRAVDASALFLERLRGVEDPEQKRKIIGNTFIDVFEDEARRIGDVEFLAQGTLYPDVIESVSFKGPSATIKSHHNVGGLKERMHLKLVEPLRELFKDEVRRLGRQLGLDEAFVGRHPFPGPGLAVRIIGEITPERLAVLREADAIYIEELHKHDQYHKIWQAFAVLLPVKSVGVMGDERTYENVIALRAVTSTDGMTADWAKIPHDVLALISNRIINEVKGVNRVTYDISSKPPATIEWE from the coding sequence ATGCTTAGTGTCGACGAAATGATTTTGATACTCGATTTCGGATCCCAGTACACCCAGCTGATTGCCCGGCGGGTTCGCGAACAAAATATTTATTGCGAGATTGCACCATACAACGCCGATCTGACCGCCTATGCGGGGAGGAATATTAAGGGATACATCCTTTCGGGCGGGCCGGCCTCGGTCAAAGAGCCGGGCTCACCGCGGCTGGATAAAGCATTCTTTTCCATCGGTAAACCGATCCTTGGAATCTGCTATGGTTTGCAGCTGATCGCCGATACTTTCGGCGGCGAACTGGTGCGCTCGGAAACGCGGGAATACGGGCCATCACAGATGACGGTAACCTCGGAGACGCCGCTTTTCAAGAATATCACGCGTGAAAGCCGGGTCTGGATGAGCCACGGCGATTCGATAAGGAAACTTCCCGAAGGATTTACGGCGGTGGCCGCCACCGCCACGCTGCCGATTGCGGCGGCGCAGGCGCCGGAGAAGGGAATCTATGGTTTGCAGTTCCACCCTGAAGTGATGCATACGGTTTTCGGCAAAGAGATTCTGCATAATTTTCTTTATGATATTTGCGGCTGTTACGGCAACTGGACAACCGAGTCGTTCATCGATAGCACCGTGCGCGAACTGCGGGAGAAATTGAATAACAAGAAAGTTGTGCTGGCAATATCGGGCGGGGTTGATTCGACCGTCTGCAGTCTGCTTCTGAAAAAAGCTATTGGGGGCAATCTTTACGCCATCTTTGTCGATAACGGGGTGCTGCGCAACAATGAATTTGCGGATGTGACAAAGATGCTTTCTTCGCTCGGTTTGAATCTCCGCGCGGTGGATGCCTCGGCGCTCTTTTTAGAAAGGCTGCGCGGCGTGGAAGACCCGGAGCAGAAACGGAAAATTATCGGCAATACTTTTATTGATGTTTTTGAGGATGAAGCCCGCAGGATCGGCGACGTGGAATTTCTGGCGCAGGGGACACTGTATCCTGATGTAATCGAGTCGGTTTCTTTCAAAGGCCCCTCGGCAACCATCAAGTCGCACCATAATGTGGGGGGATTGAAAGAGCGGATGCACCTTAAACTGGTGGAGCCGCTGCGGGAGTTGTTCAAGGATGAGGTGCGCCGTCTGGGGCGGCAACTGGGGCTGGATGAGGCGTTTGTGGGGCGGCACCCGTTCCCCGGCCCGGGGCTGGCAGTGCGGATAATCGGCGAAATCACACCCGAGCGGCTGGCGGTGCTCCGCGAAGCCGATGCTATATATATTGAGGAACTTCATAAGCACGACCAGTACCATAAGATCTGGCAGGCTTTTGCGGTGCTTTTGCCGGTAAAATCGGTCGGCGTGATGGGTGACGAGCGCACCTATGAGAATGTGATCGCGCTCCGGGCAGTGACCTCGACCGACGGCATGACCGCTGACTGGGCGAAAATACCGCATGATGTTCTGGCGTTGATCTCGAACAGGATTATAAATGAGGTGAAGGGGGTCAACCGGGTGACTTATGATATTTCCTCCAAACCCCCCGCGACGATAGAGTGGGAATGA